A DNA window from Allokutzneria albata contains the following coding sequences:
- the katG gene encoding catalase/peroxidase HPI yields MADSPDAVVGEMNVEGAGGCPVSAGRFNHPTEGGGNRDWWPNQLNLKILRKHPAVANPMGEDFDYAAEFLSLDLDALAEDVDEVLTTSKEWWPADFGHYGPFMIRMAWHSAGTYRVQDGRGGAGAGMQRFAPLNSWPDNGNLDKARRLLWPVKKKYGRKISWADLMIFAGNRALETMGLKTFGFAGGRADVWEPDEDVYWGPERTWLGDERYSGERDLENPLAAVQMGLIYVNPEGPNGNPDPLAAARDIRDTFGRMAMNDEETVALIAGGHTFGKAHGAADPDKYVGPEPEGAPLEEQGLGWRNSFGSGKGRDAITSGLEVTWTSTPTKWGNGFFDNLFGYEWELTKSPAGAHQWQPKDGAGANTVPDPETGELNRPPTMLTTDLALRFDPIYEPISRRFHQNPDEFADAFARAWFKLTHRDMGPLQRYLGPLVPQEKLLWQDVIPEVTHELVGDADVTALKAKVLESGLSISELVSVAWASASTFRGSDKRGGANGARVRLEPQRSWEVNEPDKLARVLRVLEGVQQEFTASGKQISLADLIVLAGSAAVEQAARKGGVDITVPFTPGRADASQEQTDVESFAALEPTADGFRNFRGKGHRLPAEFLLVDRANLLTLSAPEMTVLVGGLRVLGANFQQSELGVFTAEKETLTNDFFVNLLDLETEWKPISGSGSEAETFEGRDRATGEVKWTGSRVDLVFGSNSELRALAEVYASDDAREKFVRDFVAAWAKVMDLDRFDVA; encoded by the coding sequence GTGGCTGACAGCCCAGACGCCGTTGTTGGCGAGATGAACGTGGAAGGCGCGGGTGGGTGCCCTGTCTCGGCAGGCCGCTTCAACCACCCGACCGAGGGCGGCGGCAACCGCGACTGGTGGCCGAACCAGCTCAACCTGAAGATCCTCCGGAAGCACCCGGCCGTCGCCAACCCCATGGGCGAGGACTTCGACTACGCGGCCGAGTTCCTCAGCCTCGACCTGGACGCGCTGGCCGAGGACGTCGACGAGGTGCTGACCACCTCGAAGGAGTGGTGGCCCGCGGACTTCGGCCACTACGGGCCGTTCATGATCCGCATGGCCTGGCACAGCGCGGGCACCTACCGCGTCCAGGACGGCCGCGGCGGCGCGGGCGCGGGCATGCAGCGCTTCGCCCCGCTGAACAGCTGGCCGGACAACGGCAACCTGGACAAGGCCCGCCGCCTGCTGTGGCCGGTGAAGAAGAAGTACGGCCGCAAGATCTCCTGGGCCGACCTGATGATCTTCGCGGGCAACCGGGCCCTGGAGACCATGGGGCTGAAGACCTTCGGCTTCGCCGGTGGCCGCGCCGACGTGTGGGAGCCGGACGAGGACGTCTACTGGGGCCCGGAGCGCACCTGGCTGGGCGATGAGCGCTACAGCGGTGAGCGCGACCTGGAGAACCCGCTCGCCGCGGTCCAGATGGGTCTGATCTACGTCAACCCCGAGGGCCCCAACGGCAACCCGGACCCGCTGGCCGCGGCCAGGGACATCCGCGACACCTTCGGCCGGATGGCCATGAACGACGAGGAGACCGTCGCGCTGATCGCCGGCGGCCACACCTTCGGCAAGGCGCACGGCGCGGCGGACCCCGACAAGTACGTCGGTCCCGAGCCCGAGGGCGCCCCGCTGGAGGAGCAGGGCCTGGGCTGGCGCAACAGCTTCGGCTCCGGCAAGGGCCGCGACGCCATCACCAGCGGTCTGGAGGTCACCTGGACCTCCACGCCGACCAAGTGGGGCAACGGGTTCTTCGACAACCTCTTCGGCTACGAGTGGGAGCTGACCAAGAGCCCCGCCGGTGCCCACCAGTGGCAGCCCAAGGACGGCGCGGGCGCCAACACCGTGCCGGACCCGGAGACCGGTGAGCTGAACCGGCCGCCGACCATGCTGACCACCGACCTGGCGCTGCGCTTCGACCCGATCTACGAGCCGATCTCGCGGCGCTTCCACCAGAACCCGGACGAGTTCGCCGACGCCTTCGCCCGCGCCTGGTTCAAGCTGACCCACCGCGACATGGGCCCGCTGCAGCGCTACCTCGGCCCGCTGGTGCCGCAGGAGAAGCTGCTCTGGCAGGACGTCATCCCCGAGGTGACCCACGAGCTGGTCGGCGACGCGGACGTGACCGCGCTCAAGGCCAAGGTCCTGGAGTCCGGCCTGTCGATCTCCGAGCTGGTCTCGGTGGCGTGGGCCTCGGCGTCGACCTTCCGCGGCAGCGACAAGCGCGGCGGTGCCAACGGCGCCCGCGTCCGCCTGGAGCCGCAGCGCTCCTGGGAGGTCAACGAGCCCGACAAGCTCGCCCGCGTGCTGCGCGTCCTGGAAGGCGTCCAGCAGGAGTTCACCGCCTCGGGCAAGCAGATCTCGCTCGCCGACCTGATCGTGCTCGCCGGTTCCGCCGCCGTGGAGCAGGCCGCGCGCAAGGGCGGCGTCGACATCACCGTGCCGTTCACCCCGGGCCGCGCGGACGCGTCCCAGGAGCAGACGGACGTGGAGTCCTTCGCTGCGCTGGAGCCCACCGCGGACGGGTTCCGCAACTTCCGCGGCAAGGGACACCGGCTGCCCGCCGAGTTCCTGCTCGTCGACCGCGCGAACCTGCTGACCCTCAGCGCGCCGGAGATGACCGTGCTCGTGGGTGGCCTGCGGGTGCTCGGCGCGAACTTCCAGCAGTCCGAGCTGGGCGTGTTCACCGCGGAGAAGGAGACGCTGACCAACGACTTCTTCGTGAACCTGCTCGACCTGGAGACCGAGTGGAAGCCGATCTCCGGCAGCGGTTCGGAGGCCGAGACCTTCGAGGGCCGCGACCGCGCCACCGGCGAGGTCAAGTGGACCGGCAGCCGCGTCGACCTGGTGTTCGGCTCCAACTCCGAGCTGCGCGCCCTCGCCGAGGTCTACGCCAGCGATGACGCGCGGGAGAAGTTCGTCCGCGACTTCGTCGCCGCGTGGGCGAAGGTGATGGACCTCGACCGGTTCGACGTCGCCTGA